From Magnolia sinica isolate HGM2019 chromosome 13, MsV1, whole genome shotgun sequence, one genomic window encodes:
- the LOC131222518 gene encoding cinnamoyl-CoA reductase 1-like isoform X3, whose product MPSGERTVCVTGAGGFIASWLVKLLLERGYRVKGTVRNPDDAKNSHLKELEGAKERLILCKADLLDYKSLVEAIKGCDGVFHTACPVMEDLTLQELTLEPNVTGTKNVINASAEARVGRVVFTSSIGAVYMDPNRSKDAVVDESCWSDLEFCKNTKNWYCYGKTVAEQAAWELSRQRGVDLVVVNPVLVLGPLLQPNINASTAHILKYLTGSAKTYANAIQSYVDVRDVAAAHLLVLESPSAAGRYLCGESCLHRADVVQLLSDLFPQYPIPTKCSDQIKPRAKPYKLSNQRLKDLGLIFTPVRQSLHDTVKSLQEKGHIPINHPFEWDTSLLKHI is encoded by the exons ATGCCTTCAGGTGAACGAACGGTATGCGTGACTGGAGCCGGAGGATTCATCGCATCCTGGCTCGTGAAGTTGCTCTTAGAGAGAGGTTACAGGGTTAAGGGAACGGTCCGAAATCCAG ATGATGCGAAGAATTCTCATTTGAAGGAGCTTGAAGGAGCAAAAGAACGTTTGATCCTTTGCAAAGCCGATCTACTTGATTACAAGAGCCTTGTTGAGGCGATCAAAGGTTGCGATGGAGTGTTCCACACAGCATGTCCTGTGATGGAAGATCTG ACATTGCAAGAACTGACGCTGGAGCCGAATGTTACCGGAACGAAGAATGTGATCAACGCTTCAGCTGAAGCCAGAGTGGGCCGTGTTGTCTTCACATCGTCGATCGGGGCCGTGTATATGGACCCTAACAGGAGCAAAGATGCAGTGGTGGACGAAAGCTGCTGGAGCGATCTAGAATTCTGCAAGAACACCAAG AACTGGTACTGCTACGGGAAGACGGTGGCCGAGCAAGCTGCATGGGAGTTATCGAGGCAGAGAGGGGTAGATTTGGTGGTGGTGAACCCAGTGCTGGTGTTGGGCCCACTCCTCCAACCCAACATAAATGCAAGCACGGCCCACATACTCAAGTATCTGACCGGGTCAGCCAAGACCTATGCCAATGCCATCCAATCCTACGTAGATGTGAGGGATGTCGCCGCGGCCCACTTGCTCGTCCTCGAGAGCCCATCTGCTGCGGGCCGCTACCTCTGTGGGGAGAGCTGCCTACACCGAGCTGATGTCGTCCAACTCCTCTCTGATCTCTTCCCTCAATATCCTATCCCCACCAA GTGCTCGGACCAAATAAAGCCAAGGGCAAAGCCCTACAAGCTATCGAACCAGCGGCTCAAGGATCTGGGCCTGATCTTCACCCCAGTTCGACAATCCCTCCACGACACCGTCAAGAGCTTGCAGGAGAAGGGCCACATTCCCATCAACCATCCATTCGAGTGGGATACCAGCTTGTTAAAGCACATTTGA
- the LOC131223976 gene encoding pentatricopeptide repeat-containing protein At1g08070, chloroplastic-like has protein sequence MAYNHPKLYNLLQTCASLDALKQLHGLAITTSLSSNLLIISKILALSATSTFSDLDYAREIFHSIENPTTHAWNSMIRGLSASSFPERALSTYARMLVSGRFPDNFTFPFLLKSCSFLQALAQGESVHVHVIKHGFDKDAFVQSALIHMYGKCGRIQCAHKVFDEILVKNVVVWTTMINGYVRIGGFKEAIELFREMGSENVRPDEVTLASVLTACASLGDLELGRWIHGLLGEKDVVLATALTDMYAKCGSIENAHEVFSRAPQRDLVLWTVMISGYVRCNCFREAFELFREMILENFKPDEAILANVVSGCARSGDLDMGKWIHHYIELHGVDYSIMIGTALIDMYSKCGEIDVAYQLFKRMQETNVCSWNAMMGGLAMHGEANRALDLFAQMQGFGVEPDEVTFICILTACNHVGLVDKGQHFFNCMSGVHGIEPKLEHYACMVDLLGRSGHLREAEELIKSMPMKPDAVVWGALLSASRVHHNVDLAERAAELLLVLEPYNHGIYVLLSNTYSASKRWQDADKVRELMKLRGIKKTRGCSSIKVNGTVHEFVVGDRSHPRAKEIYENLDTTVKRLGLMGYVAKTSHVLFDIEEEEKDHQLSHHSEKLALSFGLISTSPRTTLNILKNLRICEDCHSFAKLISKSYNRRIVIRDLYRFHHFAEGSCTCRDYW, from the coding sequence ATGGCGTACAACCACCCAAAACTATATAATCTCTTGCAAACCTGCGCATCCCTCGACGCTCTCAAACAGCTCCATGGTCTAGCCATTACAACCTCCCTCTCTTCGAATCTTCTCATCATCTCCAAAATCCTCGCTCTTTCTGCAACTTCTACCTTTTCCGATCTCGACTATGCTAGAGAAATCTTCCATTCAATCGAAAACCCCACAACCCACGCATGGAATTCAATGATAAGAGGATTATCGGCTTCAAGCTTCCCGGAAAGAGCCCTCTCCACCTACGCCCGTATGCTTGTTTCAGGTAGATTTCCTGATAATTTCACCTTCCCTTTTCTCTTAAAATCTTGCTCGTTTCTGCAAGCGCTGGCTCAAGGAGAATCGGTCCATGTTCATGTGATTAAGCACGGCTTCGACAAGGATGCTTTCGTGCAGAGCGCTCTGATTCATATGTATGGGAAATGCGGTAGAATTCAATGTGCccataaggtgtttgatgaaattcttgTGAAGAATGTTGTTGTTTGGACAACGATGATTAATGGGTATGTTCGGATTGGTGGGTTTAAGGAAGCGATTGAGTTGTTTAGGGAAATGGGATCAGAGAATGTGAGGCCGGATGAGGTTACGTTGGCAAGTGTGTTGACTGCATGTGCGAGTTTAGGGGATTTGGAATTGGGTAGGTGGATCCATGGTCTTCTAGGCGAGAAAGATGTTGTTTTGGCGACTGCTCTCACTGATATGTATGCCAAATGTGGGAGTATTGAGAATGCACATGAAGTGTTCAGTAGAGCACCTCAAAGGGATTTAGTTTTGTGGACAGTGATGATTAGTGGTTATGTTAGGTGCAATTGTTTTAGAGAAGCTTTTGAGCTTTTCAGAGAGATGATTTTGGAGAATTTTAAACCAGATGAGGCTATTCTTGCCAATGTGGTATCTGGTTGTGCAAGATCAGGGGACCTGGATATGGGCAAATGGATTCATCATTATATAGAGCTTCATGGTGTTGATTACAGTATTATGATTGGAACTGCTTTGATAGATATGTATTCTAAATGTGGAGAAATTGACGTCGCATATCAACTTTTCAAGAGAATGCAGGAAACAAATGTTTGCTCTTGGAATGCCATGATGGGTGGACTTGCTATGCATGGTGAAGCAAATAGAGCCCTTGATCTCTTTGCTCAAATGCAAGGATTTGGTGTGGAACCGGATGAAGTTACCTTCATCTGCATCTTGACTGCCTGTAACCATGTCGGGTTGGTGGACAAGGGCCAGCACTTCTTCAATTGCATGAGTGGAGTCCATGGCATTGAGCCAAAGCTTGAACACTATGCATGCATGGTTGACCTTCTAGGTCGCTCGGGGCATCTAAGAGAGGCAGAAGAACTCATTAAAAGTATGCCGATGAAGCCTGATGCTGTTGTATGGGGAGCCCTTCTCAGTGCCTCAAGAGTCCACCACAATGTTGACCTGGCTGAAAGAGCAGCAGAACTGCTTCTCGTGTTGGAACCTTATAATCATGGCATCTACGTGTTGTTGTCAAACACATACAGTGCATCGAAAAGATGGCAAGATGCAGACAAGGTGAGGGAGCTGATGAAGTTGCGTGGCATCAAGAAGACAAGAGGGTGCAGTTCAATCAAGGTGAATGGCACGGTCCATGAATTTGTTGTAGGGGATAGATCACATCCTAGAGCCAAAGAAATCTATGAGAATTTGGACACAACAGTAAAAAGGTTGGGATTGATGGGGTATGTAGCAAAAACATCCCATGTGTTGTTTGACATAGAAGAGGAGGAGAAAGATCATCAACTTTCTCATCACAGTGAAAAGCTTGCTCTTTCTTTTGGTCTTATCAGCACAAGCCCAAGAACAACATTAAACATATTGAAAAACCTTAGAATATGTGAAGATTGCCATTCTTTTGCAAAGCTAATCTCTAAAAGTTATAATAGAAGAATTGTTATTAGGGATCTTTATAGATTTCACCATTTTGCAGAAGGGTCATGCACATGTCGAGATTATTGGTGA